Below is a window of Fimbriimonadaceae bacterium DNA.
AGCGCGGCGGCGGCGAATCAAGAGCAAGAGTCCACTGCCGAGGATCGCCATGCTGGCAGGTTCGGGCACGGGGGCTGCTGTCACATTGATATCGTCGAGACCGGCAACGGAGTTGCCATCGTATAGCATGAACTTTAACTGCGAGCCGTTTGTTGTGGCGAGCGCATTGATGCTGAATTCGGTCCAGCTCTCTAACTCTGCGCCGATCGGTGTGGATTCGAGGATAGTGTTTCCTTCCCAGACAACCTGGAGGCTGTCGTTCTCAATTCCGCCGTTGTAGACCCAGAAGTTGATCGTGTAGGTTTCCCCTTGCGTCGTATTGAGGGTTTGCCAGATGGAATCGTATTGAGCCTGATTGGCCCAGAACATTGCGCCGAACGTGCCGCTGCGGGCTAATCCATTGATCACGGCAAAATTCGATCCTGCGGCGGCGGCTTGTGTGCTCCAGCCGGAGAAGTCGCCGGTTTCAAAGCCGCTATTGTTGACGAGATTGGCTTGAGCGGGGAGCGCCGTCACGCTCGCAAGCAAAGCCATACCAAACCATTTATGTAGTCGATTCATTGAAGTCGAGTCTCCTTTTCGATAGTCATCATATTCAGATATCTGAATGAAACTGATTATGATGCATGGCGAAAGCTTTGTCAATACATGTTCAGTATTTTTGCAAAAACTGATCATAGAGCCTGTCGATTCACCCGTGTCATAGGCGGCAACGCTTAGCCTGAACGTGGTAAGCGTCTCGCCCGTGGCAGCAAGCGGAGAGGTAGCGCCCTGGCCATCCGCTAGCTGCCACGGAGGCAACGCCTCCCACACGTCCCACCCCCCCGCAAACGTCATCCTCCCCCTCAACGGGGGAGGATCGAGGAGGGGGTGGCACCCGGCTTCGATGCAAGCTTCGGAAATGCCCCAAGCGAACCTTGCAATGCCCAATCACTGTCCTCTCTGTGAGGGCAATCGCATGAAGAAGCTGCTCGCCTCGCGCAAACTATGGTTCGGGATCGCTAAGGTTTCCGGCTTGCTTATCGTCGCAACGCTGCTCATCTTTCGCGGCGACTATCGCATCCTGACCGGGCTTGATATCTTCCTCAAAAAGCAGCCCGGGGTGACCGTCTATTTGGACTATTTTGCAGATGGGGATCAAGCGGGCGTCGTCGATACCGTTTGGACGGCAAAGACAAGCCGATTTCTCTATGCCGGGTGTATCGGTGACGGACCGATCCGCGAAAGCTGCATCGGTCCTACGATCATCCGACTCAAGAGCGGTCGGTTGATTGTTGCCGGAGGGGCTCAGGTTGAAATCGTCGAAGGCAAGAAGGAGCAGGTTCTGACGGCGTTGCCGTGATATGGTCTTTGTAGTGCAACGCAAACACGGGCGAGCTGTATCAATGATAGAGATGGAGTTGTTCGTTGTTGCCTCGATAGTCGTGCCATGCTTAGTTCTTTGGATCGCAGAGCGTCGCGGTGTTTCAGCTGAGCCAGGCCTTATCTTAGTTTTTGGCATTATCATCTCAACCTTAACGGTGGCTTGTGTAGCCGTGCATCATCACGTATGGAAAGAGATTTCGCAGGATACTGGGATTGTCTCAACGTTCTTGCTGATTCTGCCCGTGGCTATGACGCGCTTCAGTCGAGCGCGGCTGGCTTCTGGAGTAAGGATTACTTATGCTCTGAAGCCAGAAGTACAGGATTCGGACAACGGTGACGAACGCATCCCGCAAAAGCCACGATAGATTAACTTCGGGGTAAAACGCCCCTATGGCAGCCACCGCCCCCTCCCCAACCGCCACCGGCCAAATCACCCTTCCCCAGATCGCCGACTTCCAAAAGGCCTTCGAAGCCGACCCCCGCAACCGCGCCGCCATGAACGCGGTCTGCACCACCACGGTCCCCAAGGTCGCGCTGAACCGCCGCAAGGTCACCCAGAACAACATGACCTTCAGCGTGCATCTGCCCGAGAACAAGATCACCAGCCAGAACGGGAGCGGGCGGTGCTGGATGTTTGCCGCGCTGAACACCCTGCGTGTGGTCGCCATCAAGAACATGAACTTGGGCGACGACTTCGAGCTCTCCCAAAACCACACCATGTTCTGGGACAAGTTTGAAAAGGCCAACTACTTTCTGGAGGCGGTGCTGGACACCCTGGACGAACCCACCGACGGACGCCTGATTGCCCACCTTTTCGCCGCTCCCATCCAAGATGGAGGCCAGTGGCACATGTTCATCAACTTGGTGAAGAAGCACGGCCTGGTGCCCAAAAGCGTGATGCCCGAGACCGAAAGCAGCTCCAGCACGGGGCAGATGAACTCTCAGATCACTCTGCGGCTAAAGGAGTACGGCTGCCGACTCCGCGAAGCCCACCGCGCCGGAAAGTCGATGGACGAGCTGAGAGCCATGAAGCCCGCCATGCTTGAGCAGGTCTACAAGATGCTCTGCATCCATCTGGGCGAGCCGCCCACTCAGTTCGAGTGGCAGTGGCGCGACAAGGACAAGGCGTTCCACCGCGACGGCATCCTCACCCCGCAAGAGTTCTATCGAAAGCACATCGACGTCGACCTGAGCGATATGATCTGCCTCATCCACTGCCCCCAGTCGAGCAAGCAGTTCGACGAGGTCTACACCATCAAGTATCTGGGCAACGTGGTGGGCGGAGAGGATATCAAGTACCTGAACGTCGATCTCGACGTGATGAAGGCAGCCGCCATTAAGCAGATGCAGAACGGTGAGCCGGTCTGGTTCGGTTGCGACGTGGGCAAGTACCTTGACCGCGAAGGCGGCTGGATGGACGTGGAGCAGTTCGACTATGACCTAGTCTACGGTTCGCACTCTACGCTGAATAAGGCCGAGCGGCTGGACTACGGCGAGTCGCTCATGACCCATGCGATGGTCTTTACCGGGGTCGATCTGGACGATGACGGCAGCCCCCGAAAGTGGCGCGTCGAAAACTCTTGGGGCGAAAAAGGCGGCGACAAAGGCTTTTACGCCATGACCGACAAATGGTTCGACGAGTTCAACTATGAGGTTGTGGTACACCAGAAGTACCTGCCCGAAGAGTACGTGAAGATGCTTGATCGGCCTGCGGTGGAACTGGAACCCTGGGATCCGATGGGGTCGTTGGCGTAGGGAGCTATAGTTAATCTATTTATTCCTCTCCTTTGGGTGGAGAGAGGGTGAACCGTACAATTGAACTTTAAACAGAGTGTAATGATTAAATAAGGTACACGAATCCCAATGCAGTAAATACTAATCTATTAGAAACAAACGTAATACCTTGTATCATTACCTGATCATGGGGCTTTCTGGTAGCTTTTTCCGTGAAGTCATCAAGTATTCACAGTGAGGAGCGATTACGTGATTATCACGAGATCTTCCAACTCTAATATCATCAGAATTGACGCTAATTATATGAGAGTTGTCACTTATAGAAAACAGCTTTTCAATGAAGTTTTTTATGTTAGTCTTGTCAGCAATAGGGCTCCATACTTCAAAAAGTCGCACTTGTTGGTAGTTAGCTCCTGGCGGAATCATTGGGCCCTCAAAAATTGTTCTTACGTGTTTGAATCTGATGTTGGTCGGGACCTGAATCGAAACTTCTGCCTCTTTCAATTCTTCTTTTAGTTCACGCCTTATGCAGTCATTGCCTTGCTCTCTGTCATTGTTCAGCGTATACCAGTGCAGAAGGCTACTACAGTGCTTTCGAGGAAGAAACCCACGCAGGTCATTATGAGCATCGCCAGCTGGTGCGAGCATATGAGGCCGGAATTCTACACTGTTTAGAAACGAACTTGCGCTATCAAAGTATTTGATGACTCCACCAAAGGGAGCAAAAGTTTCAGGCCTGTGAAGATTACGGACTATTAAAAAGTGATTGTCTATTTCTAATGACAATATTGCAGAAAAGGCTACTCTTGCCTCCTCTGATGACTTCCATATTTTAAATGTGGTTAGCTTGCTACGAGTTCGAAGTGCGCCGATTGTGCGATCTGCGCCCTTCTGAATGATATGCTCAAACAAAGCATCTAATATTTTCGAAAGAGCCATGCTCCCCTCTTAAGGCTCCATTATATCCGACAATAAAGTCTCAGGTAGCGAAAATATAATCGTCACGCTCGTTTAGTTGAGAATCCCGAGAATCAAACACACCCATTCCCGTTACCCCCTACACCAAAGGCCGGGGACAAACTTAAGCTCATTCTCAGCCATCTGCCAAGTCCGACGCACCGGCTTTCCGATATCCCGCACTCCCGCAGGCCATTCCCTGCGATCGACGTACTGCGAGAACGTGCGCTCCTCCACAATGCCCTTGTCGAGCCGACTCACGTCCCCGTTCAGGACGTCGAGCAGTTCGGTCGGGCGCATGGTCTGCGGGTTGAACCACCACACCGTCGTGTGGTCGTGCTGCCCGCGACTCCACTTTGTCGCCAGCATCCAAGTAGGAAAGAACTTATGGAACCTGCCTTGCTTGTCTTCAAAGTCCTCATGGCTCTTGTAAGCATGAACCGAAACAGCAATGATACGCGGATCTCCTTCAATCCGCGTCGACGTAATCAGTTCCTTTCCCCCAACCCCGTCAAGCTCGATGAGATCGATCATCGTCTTCTTGGAGCCTCCTGACCGAGTGCCGTACCAGCTGACATGGGCCACATAGTTCGGCGGGCCTGGATCGACTCGGAACATCTTTGAATAGTGCGTGTGCCAACTGTCGGCTGGAGGAACTGCCAGAATAGCAAGTACAAGAAAGGCGGTCACCTATCTATTGTAGTGCAGGCATAGACCGAGCGCTGCCTCAGAGTTTTGTATTTCATCCCAAACTAGCCGTGCTCCGTTAGGCGTCTTTATATTGAAGATGCAGATGTCCAGGGGATCTCACCCATGAGTAAGAAAGACATCATTGTAGCTATAGTTCTTGTAGCTATCTTTGGCGTGGTCTGCTATGTCGGCCTGATATGGATATTCGACACCTCGCACGAAGAACAGCTTGCAAGGAGCTTGATCGGCAAGCCCTGGTCGGAGGTCGAGCCAGCAATGGGCAAGCCAAGGTGGAAGTACGACGCGAAGACGTTTAACGAGGTTGAGCGGGCGAATATTCTTCACTCTTTTTCTCCCAAAGATATCCCCACTGCCAACGGCGAAGTGATGCTGTTCAACCCTCCCGTGACGCTGATCATCCTTTACGAGAAGGATGGGAAGGTTGAGAAGGTCTACGTTGGACGGACTTAAATGCTTGGTATAGGACTTTACAGGCCGCTGAAACCCAAGCCTGCTATGCGATCGTCGCTGTAGTGGCTGAAAGAGAGTGAGCCTAATGAAAGGAGCTGGATCCATGAGGCGAAAGCCAAGTGCATTTTCCTTGGTCGAACTTCTCATTGCCATCGCGATCGTCGCCGTTATCGCCGCCATCCTCTTGGTCGTGTTTATGCGCGTGAAGGAGAGCGGAAAGCGAACCCAGTGCCTGTCTAACCTGCACCAGCTGGGATTGTCCATTTCCATGTATCAGACCGACTGGGACGGGCAAAACCCCAAGGATCAACTGCTTACAAGAACGCCCCGCAAGCAGTATGTATACGAAGCCCTGAAACCATACTTCAAGACCCGGGATATCTTGCACTGCCCAGATCAGCTCAAAGTCAAGGGTTTTGACCTTGGCTATGTCTATCGGAGCGGTCCACGCCAACTCGGCGACGAGTACAAAACTCGCCTTGGACTCGACCCCATGTCCGTCGTGTTCTATTGCCAAGATCACCTCCAGCGAAGCCTAAAGGAAGGCCGTGTGGAGTACGTCGATTTTGAAAAGGATGCCAACGGAAAGTACATCGGTATCTACCAGGTGGTGCGGAATGACACCTCGACAAAGGCATTCGACGCCAAGCTGGTGGAGGAATGGGTTACCGATGGCAAAGACTGGTGGCTATGGTCGCAGGTTCCGGCGGGCGTGAACTACGGCTCGGTGATCGACCGATTTCCTGGCGAGCCTTGGCCCCCAGAGTTTGAGTGATAGGCGGTTTATGCCGAGGTCTGCGAATAGCGTATAAACTGATTGAGTGGACTTTGAACGTCTGGCATCGCGGCATAAGGACGCTGTTTACCGACAGCTTTTTCGCATGTGTGGGAATCACGAGGATGCGGAAGATGTGCTGGTGGAGTCGCTGGCGAGGGCTTACCGGTTTCAGGACCAGTTGCAGGATGAACGGGCCTTTCAGGGGTGGCTGGCGCAGATCGGCAGGCGGACATGCGGCCGGTTGAAAAAGCGGGAATCTTTGCGTCCGTTCTTTAGCATGGCGCTGCTTGAAGAGGAGGGGTTTCAGCCGGTTTCCGATGTTGCCACGCCGGAGGAGGTTGCGATGGAGGGCGAGATGAGGGACTGCATTCATCGGGCCTTGGACGGCCTTCCCGACCTCTATCGCGAGGCGTACCAATTGCGGGATATTGAGGAGTTGACGGCAGAGGAGGCGTCTCGTCGGTTAGGGATCACAATTGCGGCGCTGAAGTCGCGACTGCACCGGGCGAGGGCGATGGTGCGCGAGCGCATCGATTGTGAGTTGGAGGTCGGATAGGTTTTTGGGTGTTTGACCCATCCGAAGAATCCATCGGGTGATGTTGCCCTTCTGTCATGGTAGAGCTGACGGCGACCATGATTATTCTTGGCTATATTGCTTCTCTTTTGATCGGCCTAAGTCTTGGCCTGATGGGGGCTGGTGGGTCCATTCTGACTGTGCCGGTGCTGGTCTATCTCTTTGGGCTTTCGCCCACTCAGGCGACGGGTGATTCTCTGTTTATCGTTGGGTTGACGGCGGCGCTCGGATCGATCATGTACTTTCGGACTGGCGAGATCGATTTTCGTGTGGCGTTAGTTTTTGGCGGGCCGTCGCTGGTGAGTGTTTACTTGACCCGCGCTCTTGTTGTTCCGGCGCTTCCTGTACAGATGGGCTCTATTTCGAGGGACTCCTTCTTGATGGGTTTCTTTGCGCTGCTCATGTTGGGGTCGGCCTATGCTTTTTTACGGCCTCGAGGTTTTGCGGAGCGTTCGGAGCCGACGAATATGAATCCGATCGCGATGGGCTTGCGAGGTATGGCAGTTGGGCTGATCACAGGGCTTGTTGGGGCGGGGGGCGGCTTTCTAATCATCCCGGCATTGGTCTTGATGGCGGGCCTGCCGATGAAGCGAGCGGTGGGGACAAGCTTGCTGATTATCGCGGTGAACTCGGCGGTCGGGTTGGCTGGGCAAGCTACCGCGGGCCAGTCGCTGGACTGGTCGGTTCTTCTGCCGGTAGCGGCGATTGCCTTTGTGGGGATGTGGATTGGCTCAACGGTTGCAAAGCGGGTGGATGGGCGAGCGCTGCGGCCTGTTTTTGGTGTAATGGTGCTGTTGTTGGGGGTGTTTACGTTGGGCAAGGAGATTTTCTTTGCGAGCCCTCCGTTGCCAGCTAAGACCGTGCGGACCACTCCGCAGTGATGACTTCGGGCAACTGCGAAGCTTTAAGAATTTTGTGCTTCATGAGGAGTTGGCGGAAGGCTTCGAGGCCGGAAAGATGGTCGTCGCCGAGTTCAAAGTCCATCACGTTTGTGAGGTAGTGCTCTGCGATCTCGAGTGGGAAACTGGTTTCTTCGGCGGCTTCGGGGACGATCTCCGACATGCGCACAAGCCCCTCTTGCATAGCGGCAAAAAGGTGCCCGCTGAGGGCGCCAGTCATTCCTCCGCGCCCCAGCCACACCGCCCAAACGAACGGCAGGCCGGTGAGGGCGCGCCACTCTGCACCGAGGTCGATGATGTGGTATTCGCCGGTGGGCTGGCGCATGCCGTTGTCGCCGATGAGAAGACCCGCGTCGTGCTTTTTCAGCATTTCGGGGAGGCTGGGGGGCATCGGCTCGACTTCTGGGTGGACGTCGTAATTCTCGGCGAGCACGATCTGGGCGAGGGCATTGCTGGTCATGGAGCTTTGGTCGAGAGCAAGGCTTTTGATCTCTTGGGGCTCGACTTTGCTAAAGATGCGAACCGACATGACGTCTGCATAGCTGCTGATGGAAACGCCGTCGGTGATGCGGGCTCCTGGCATGCGCAGAGCTTCGATGGAAGAAACGAGGATGGCGGATGCGGTGCCGTCGTCGAGCATCTTGGGGAGCTTTGAGGGGACGTCAAAGAGGACTTTGACGGGTGAGCTTTCGCCTGCGTGTTTGAACGCCCAAACCAGGGGTTTGGCGTTGAGATAAGGCACACATCCGACGGTGTACATGGTTTCAGTTTGACATGGTGGAGAGTCTGCTCACAGCAGATTGACCCCCATCCCTCAGTTCGCTGCGCTCACCCTGACACGTCGGGGCAGGCACATCCCTTCCCTAAATGCAGGGGGAAGGGATTCATTCAAATACTTGTAAGTGCG
It encodes the following:
- a CDS encoding PEP-CTERM sorting domain-containing protein, coding for MNRLHKWFGMALLASVTALPAQANLVNNSGFETGDFSGWSTQAAAAGSNFAVINGLARSGTFGAMFWANQAQYDSIWQTLNTTQGETYTINFWVYNGGIENDSLQVVWEGNTILESTPIGAELESWTEFSINALATTNGSQLKFMLYDGNSVAGLDDINVTAAPVPEPASMAILGSGLLLLIRRRRAQ
- a CDS encoding C1 family peptidase, with the protein product MAATAPSPTATGQITLPQIADFQKAFEADPRNRAAMNAVCTTTVPKVALNRRKVTQNNMTFSVHLPENKITSQNGSGRCWMFAALNTLRVVAIKNMNLGDDFELSQNHTMFWDKFEKANYFLEAVLDTLDEPTDGRLIAHLFAAPIQDGGQWHMFINLVKKHGLVPKSVMPETESSSSTGQMNSQITLRLKEYGCRLREAHRAGKSMDELRAMKPAMLEQVYKMLCIHLGEPPTQFEWQWRDKDKAFHRDGILTPQEFYRKHIDVDLSDMICLIHCPQSSKQFDEVYTIKYLGNVVGGEDIKYLNVDLDVMKAAAIKQMQNGEPVWFGCDVGKYLDREGGWMDVEQFDYDLVYGSHSTLNKAERLDYGESLMTHAMVFTGVDLDDDGSPRKWRVENSWGEKGGDKGFYAMTDKWFDEFNYEVVVHQKYLPEEYVKMLDRPAVELEPWDPMGSLA
- a CDS encoding prepilin-type N-terminal cleavage/methylation domain-containing protein is translated as MRRKPSAFSLVELLIAIAIVAVIAAILLVVFMRVKESGKRTQCLSNLHQLGLSISMYQTDWDGQNPKDQLLTRTPRKQYVYEALKPYFKTRDILHCPDQLKVKGFDLGYVYRSGPRQLGDEYKTRLGLDPMSVVFYCQDHLQRSLKEGRVEYVDFEKDANGKYIGIYQVVRNDTSTKAFDAKLVEEWVTDGKDWWLWSQVPAGVNYGSVIDRFPGEPWPPEFE
- a CDS encoding sigma-70 family RNA polymerase sigma factor, with the protein product MDFERLASRHKDAVYRQLFRMCGNHEDAEDVLVESLARAYRFQDQLQDERAFQGWLAQIGRRTCGRLKKRESLRPFFSMALLEEEGFQPVSDVATPEEVAMEGEMRDCIHRALDGLPDLYREAYQLRDIEELTAEEASRRLGITIAALKSRLHRARAMVRERIDCELEVG
- a CDS encoding sulfite exporter TauE/SafE family protein produces the protein MVELTATMIILGYIASLLIGLSLGLMGAGGSILTVPVLVYLFGLSPTQATGDSLFIVGLTAALGSIMYFRTGEIDFRVALVFGGPSLVSVYLTRALVVPALPVQMGSISRDSFLMGFFALLMLGSAYAFLRPRGFAERSEPTNMNPIAMGLRGMAVGLITGLVGAGGGFLIIPALVLMAGLPMKRAVGTSLLIIAVNSAVGLAGQATAGQSLDWSVLLPVAAIAFVGMWIGSTVAKRVDGRALRPVFGVMVLLLGVFTLGKEIFFASPPLPAKTVRTTPQ
- a CDS encoding menaquinone biosynthesis protein, encoding MYTVGCVPYLNAKPLVWAFKHAGESSPVKVLFDVPSKLPKMLDDGTASAILVSSIEALRMPGARITDGVSISSYADVMSVRIFSKVEPQEIKSLALDQSSMTSNALAQIVLAENYDVHPEVEPMPPSLPEMLKKHDAGLLIGDNGMRQPTGEYHIIDLGAEWRALTGLPFVWAVWLGRGGMTGALSGHLFAAMQEGLVRMSEIVPEAAEETSFPLEIAEHYLTNVMDFELGDDHLSGLEAFRQLLMKHKILKASQLPEVITAEWSARS